A window of Chryseobacterium sp. IHB B 17019 genomic DNA:
TTGAAGAAATAAATTTTAAAACTCGCTCGTTTGGGCGAGTTTTTTTTAGGTAAACCATGCTTGAAGATCTGAAAGGCGATTAATTTTCAGCTTTAAAAATTTGCCACACTTTTATATCTTTGCAACTCAATTATAAAAAATGCAGGAAATAACATTCAGGAATGCAAGTCTTGAAGATTTACCGAAAATCGTAGAAATTTACAACTCAACTATTCCTTCCAGAATGGTAACCGCCGATACGGAGCCTATTTCCGTAGAGAGCAGGAAACAATGGTTTGCCGAACATAATGCTGAAATCCGCCCACTTTGGATCATCGAAGATCAGCAAAATAAAGTGTTGGGCTGGGTGAGTTTTTCCTCATTTTATGGGCGACCGGCCTACAATGGGACGGTGGAATTGAGCATTTACATGGACGAAAGCTGTCGTGGAAAAGGTTATGGCAAAAAAGTCCTTCAGTATTGTATTGATAATGCTGGAAAATTTGGGGTAAAAACTTTATTAGGGTTTATTTTTTTACACAATGAACCGAGCTTAAAATTATTCAGGCATTTTGGTTTTGAAGATTGGGGAGTTTTTCCTGATGTTGCGGTTTTGGATGGAGTGGAGCGGACGTTGGTGATTTTGGGGAAGAGAATTGGGTAATGAAAAAACTATAATTAAATGAAACTTTTTAATTTTTTTACTTTAATCTGTATATTTTTAATACTTGTTAATTGTAAAGAGAAAAGATTTTTGAATGATCACGAAGTAATTCTTGTCACTAATTTTATTAATGGTGATGAAAAACTTAGAGAAGAAGCAAAAATATTTGAATCCAAAACCCGGATAAAATTTAATGAATCCAATAAAATTTATCTAAGATTTATCTCAAAATATGAAAAAACTGATACTGCACAATCCAGATATTTTTACCCAAGTTTGATTATTGATGGATATTATCTTTATTCATTTAAAAATATCAAAACGGAAAAAGTTGCAGCATTTGGAACAGGTGTCAATGCCAACACAGGGCAGATTAGGCAATTTAAAGAAGTCATATGGCTAAATGAAAAATCATTAAATCAAATATCAAAGCGATCCTAAAAGATCGCTTTGATATTATAAATTCTTAATTCTTTTCGCAGACATATTCAAAAATCGTTTGACGAGCATCACTGCTGAAATCGTTAATCCCAATCCCAGAGCTATCCACATTCCGAAAGCTCCCATTTTCAGGGTAACACAAAGGAAATATCCTAGCGGAATAGTAATGATCCAATAAGCAATAAAAGTATATACGGAGGGGATTTTCACATCCTGCAAACCTCTGAGCATTCCTAAAGCCGTTACCTGAATTCCGTCTGATAACTGGAATAAAGCTGCAACAATCATTAATTTTGAAGCTAAAGCAATTACTTCAATTTCCTCTTTTTTAGTAAAGAACGTCGGAAGAATATTTCGTCCCAGAACAAAAACAATTCCGCAAATACACATGAAAATAAAAGCTATTTTCAAATTATTGATTCCTACTTTTCTTAGTTCAACAAAATTTTGCTCACCCAGCTTTCTCCCGATCATTACCGTAGAAGCCACACTGAAACCAACACACAGATTAAATGTAAATGAAGCCATACTCAACGCAATCTGGTGGGAAGCAATATCATGCGCAGAAATCAGTCCGCAAATAAACGCAGCTCCTGCAAAGGCAGTAACCTCAAAGAACATCTGTAAAGCTGTTGGTAAACCAAGCTTAACCATTTTATCAAACATCTGTTTTGAGAAAATTTCAATTTTTAAAGTAAAATCCTTGATATAGCGCTTCGTTTTCTTTTCATTTAAAAGAACAAAATAAAGGAAAACCACCATAAAAATCCGGGCAATCAGACTTGCTAATGCCGAACCTTTTACCCCCATTTCAGGAAAGATCCAAAGCCCTTTGATAAATACATAATTTAAGACGATATTAATAACATTGGCGATAATTGTAGCCTTTGTAACCCCAATTGTATAAGATAATCCTTCTGAAACTTCTCTTAATGTCTGAAATGCCATAAACGGAACAATACTGATTGCCATAATCGTAAGAAAATCAACCGTATCCGGAATAATTTTCTCAGGCTGCCCGGAACGGTAGAGTAGCGGCGTACCCAGGAATAGGATTATCATCAAAAGAATTCCTACAGAAATATTGATAATAAATCCATGACTGAAAACAGAATTGATAGTTTTATGGTCTTCCTTGGAATGCGCCTCAGAAACCAACGGTGGAATGGCAAAGGAAAACCCCAAAGCCAGCACAAACATTGAGAAAAAAACTGCATTTCCCAACGAAACCGAAGCCAGAGCATCCGCACCTAATAATTTCCCGACAATAATATTGTCGAATAAATTCACCGAGACTTGCCCTACCTGCGTCAACATCACAGGAAGAGCCAGTGTCAGGCATTCTTTTGTATAGTTTTTATGTAAAAAATTCATAGTTTATTAATTCATATATAGTTTTAACAAAAAAAAATTGCAGTAACAAATGATACTGCAATTTTTATTTATTTTAAAGTAAAGTTTACATTACTTCCTTACAAAACTTGCAACATCTTCAGCCGAAACAGTATTTCCGCCTAAAATAATTAATCTTTCTACTACATTTCTCAATTCTCTGATATTTCCTGTCCAGGAAAGAGCCTTTAATGCATCAATAGCTTTATCATCAAATTTTTTCACAGCAGTGCCGTGCTCATCAGCAATCATTCCTGCAAAGTGGTCTACCAGCAACTTGATATCTTCTTTTCTTTCATCCAATGGAGGAACGTAGATCTCGATCACAGAAAGTCTGTGGTAAAGGTCTTCCCTGAATCTTCCTGCTTCAATTTCCTTCTGCATATTTTTGTTGGTTGCCGCAAGAACTCTTACATCAACTTTAATTTCTTTATCACTTCCCACCGGTGAAACCTTGTTTTCCTGAAGGGCTCTCAATACTTTTGCCTGAGCAATTAAGCTCATGTCGCCTATTTCATCTAAGAAAATAGTACCTCCGTGAGCCTGTTCAAATTTACCTTGCTTATCTTTGATAGCACCTGTAAATGAGCCTTTTACGTGCCCAAAAAGTTCGGATTCGATTAGTTCTGAAGGGATTGCGGCACAGTTTACCTCTATCATTGGACCTCTTGCGCGCTCACTTTGATTGTGAATAGCATGAGCTACCAGTTCTTTTCCGGCACCGTTTGGTCCTGTAATTAAAACTCTGGCATCAGAAACAGCAACTTTCACAATCATATCCTGGATCTTCTGCAAGCTTGCAGATTCACCAATCATTTGATACTTTTTGCTGACTTTTTTCTTTAAGGTTTTGTTTTCGGTTTGAAGATTTTTATTTTCTTTTTTCAGCGTTTCTTTAATTAAAGCATTTTTTACGCTGGTAATCAATCGGTTGATATCAATTGGTTTAGAAATAAAATCGTATGCACCATCCTTTAGACAAGATACGGCAGAGTCTATATCTGCGTGTCCTGAAATCATGATGAAAGTTGTTTCCGGTTTTAGTGCCAGGCTTTGCTTTAAAAGTTCGGTACCGGAAAGTTTAGGCATTTTAATATCAGAAATCACTAATGCGAAATCTTCTTTTTCTACCTGTTTATAACCTTCGAGGCCGTCTTCGGCGATAACAAATTCATAGTCAGTGAGTTCGTCAGAAAGAATACTGTGAAGTACTCCTGAGATTGCTTTTTCGTCTTCTACAATAAGGATTTTTTGCATAATTGCAAATTTAATTTTTTTGATTGAATTATTAGCAAAAACTATACCTAAACATTCTATTTTAAATAATCTCTTCTACCGAAAATTGCTGAACCAACCCTCACAGAGTTTGCCCCGCATTCAATGGCAATAGGGAAATCGTCACTCATTCCCATTGATAAAGTTTGCAATGATTTTAGTTGATTTAATTCGTCAAAAATTCTTTTTAAGTTTAAAAACTCCTTTCTGACCTGGTTTTCGTCATCTGTGAAAGTTGCCATTCCCATTAAGCCGGTAATTTCAACATTGGGAAATTCCCCGTTTTTAAATTTTTGAAACAAATCTTTGGCTTCTTCAGCTTCCAAACCGAATTTAGTTTCTTCTTCAGCAATTTTTACCTGAAGTAAAACTTTGATTTTCCGGTTATGCTTCCCTCCTTCCTTATTAATTTCTGACAATAATTTTTGGGAATCCACACTTTGAATGGTATCTATGAATTCAGCGATATATTTCACTTTATTGGTTTGCAGATGCCCAATTAAATGCCATTGGATATCTTTTGGAAGGAGAGGATATTTCTCCAGCAGTTCCTGGACTTTATTTTCACCAAAAACCCTTTGTCCCAAATCATAGACTTCTTTAATGACTTCAGCCGGATGCGTCTTCGAAACAGCTACCAGATGCACATGCCCCGGAAGCTGATCTTTTATATTGCTGTAATTTTCCTGAATGCTCATAATTGCAAATTTCTGAATTTTGATGGCAAAAAACTAACAAATATGAATTTTAATTAAAATTTGTTAATGAAAGTTTTATAAGTAATACTTCGACTTCGCTCGGAATCTATTATGTTTTAAAATCAATTCAAAACTTCATTAATCTTCGGATATTCGGATATTCTCTTGAAAACAAACCGGTTGCTCTTCTGTAGTTTTTCAATAAATAAATCTAATTCATTAACAGAATCCGTATCCGTTAAATACTGATCGTGAGTGAGAAAAACAAGGTGTCTTGAAGTCTTTTCCAGGTCATTAAAAAAAATGCTGTCTACTTTTTTCAGCATTTCTTCATGTTTTCCTTTCAATACCATTTTGTTGGTGGGCTTCCATTCCAAATCCCAGC
This region includes:
- a CDS encoding YggS family pyridoxal phosphate-dependent enzyme, producing the protein MSIQENYSNIKDQLPGHVHLVAVSKTHPAEVIKEVYDLGQRVFGENKVQELLEKYPLLPKDIQWHLIGHLQTNKVKYIAEFIDTIQSVDSQKLLSEINKEGGKHNRKIKVLLQVKIAEEETKFGLEAEEAKDLFQKFKNGEFPNVEITGLMGMATFTDDENQVRKEFLNLKRIFDELNQLKSLQTLSMGMSDDFPIAIECGANSVRVGSAIFGRRDYLK
- a CDS encoding GNAT family N-acetyltransferase; protein product: MQEITFRNASLEDLPKIVEIYNSTIPSRMVTADTEPISVESRKQWFAEHNAEIRPLWIIEDQQNKVLGWVSFSSFYGRPAYNGTVELSIYMDESCRGKGYGKKVLQYCIDNAGKFGVKTLLGFIFLHNEPSLKLFRHFGFEDWGVFPDVAVLDGVERTLVILGKRIG
- a CDS encoding MATE family efflux transporter; its protein translation is MNFLHKNYTKECLTLALPVMLTQVGQVSVNLFDNIIVGKLLGADALASVSLGNAVFFSMFVLALGFSFAIPPLVSEAHSKEDHKTINSVFSHGFIINISVGILLMIILFLGTPLLYRSGQPEKIIPDTVDFLTIMAISIVPFMAFQTLREVSEGLSYTIGVTKATIIANVINIVLNYVFIKGLWIFPEMGVKGSALASLIARIFMVVFLYFVLLNEKKTKRYIKDFTLKIEIFSKQMFDKMVKLGLPTALQMFFEVTAFAGAAFICGLISAHDIASHQIALSMASFTFNLCVGFSVASTVMIGRKLGEQNFVELRKVGINNLKIAFIFMCICGIVFVLGRNILPTFFTKKEEIEVIALASKLMIVAALFQLSDGIQVTALGMLRGLQDVKIPSVYTFIAYWIITIPLGYFLCVTLKMGAFGMWIALGLGLTISAVMLVKRFLNMSAKRIKNL
- a CDS encoding sigma-54-dependent transcriptional regulator, whose translation is MQKILIVEDEKAISGVLHSILSDELTDYEFVIAEDGLEGYKQVEKEDFALVISDIKMPKLSGTELLKQSLALKPETTFIMISGHADIDSAVSCLKDGAYDFISKPIDINRLITSVKNALIKETLKKENKNLQTENKTLKKKVSKKYQMIGESASLQKIQDMIVKVAVSDARVLITGPNGAGKELVAHAIHNQSERARGPMIEVNCAAIPSELIESELFGHVKGSFTGAIKDKQGKFEQAHGGTIFLDEIGDMSLIAQAKVLRALQENKVSPVGSDKEIKVDVRVLAATNKNMQKEIEAGRFREDLYHRLSVIEIYVPPLDERKEDIKLLVDHFAGMIADEHGTAVKKFDDKAIDALKALSWTGNIRELRNVVERLIILGGNTVSAEDVASFVRK